DNA sequence from the Anaerosporomusa subterranea genome:
CTTGGAGAAGCGGGAGTCTTAGAGCGAGTTAGTCATCGGACAAATAACGTAGAGGAATACAGTATGGAGGAGGATACAGAAATGAAACATGTTATTCGGGCGGCGGTTGACGAAAACGCCGCCGCTCTCTTAAAGTTAAGTCATGACATCCATGCAAATCCGGAATTGGGTTTTGAAGAACGAAAAGCGGTTGCGTGGCAGACGGAATTATTGGCAAAAAACGGCTTCACGATAGAACATCCGTACTGCAGTATTGAGACTGCCTACAAAGCAACACGAAAAGGCATCGGAGTCGGCCCACGAGTTGCGCTGCTGGCAGAATACGACGCACTCAAAGGGGTGGGTCATGGATGTGGTCATAATATCATCGCCTCGGCTGCAGTCGGTGCTGCGCTTGGAATCGCCCGTCTTATGGAGAATCTCGTTGGGGAGATTTCTGTCATCGGCACTCCTGCTGAAGAGGGGGGCGGTGGTAAAATCCTCTTGGTTGATCGCGGTGCTTTTAACGAAGTCGATTGCGCCATCATGATGCATCCGAGCACGAAGAACATTATTGGTCGGGGCGGTTTAGCAGCCGTATCTGTCGAAGCGGAGTTTTTCGGCAAAGCGTCTCATTCTGCCGCCCCCGAACGGGGTATTAACGCGTTGACGGCAGTCATTCAATTCTTTACCGGTATCGACGTGCTTCGCCAAACTTGGCCCGCGACAGCAAAGATCAACGGTATCATCACAGCAGGCGGACAAGCCTCAAACATCATACCAGAGTATGCTGCCGCGAACTTTACGGTACGCGCCAAGACTCGCAAGGCGCTATTAGGGATGGTAGAGGATTTGCAAAAGATTGCTGCAGCAGCTACGCTAACAACCGGGGCTGAGAACAAGTTGACCGTCGACCTCGTTTATGCTGAGCGGTATTCGAACAAAGCACTCGGTGAAGCGTTCAAAGCCAACATGGAATTTTTAGGTGAGCAGATGGGTTATCCAAGTCCTGATGAGATTCTGGGCTCATCAGATATTGGCAATGTGAGTTTAGTGACTCCTGCCATTCACGAATACCTAAGCATCGCGGCTGAATCGGTCAACTCGCATTCGGATGCTTTCCGCGCGGCGGCCGCATCGCCGCGCGGTGATGAAGTCGTCATTAAGGCGGCAAAAGGCATGGCCATGACGGCATTTGACTTTCTCACAAATGCCTCACTTAGGCAGGCAGTGGCAGACGAGTTTCGGCAAATAGCAGCGACACAATAACCCGATAGGTTATCTATCAATATTTACTATTGGGTGATTGACATTTTTTGTACAGACAAGATACAATAGTTACAAATAATTAGATCGTTTTGATAAGCTAAATCGCAGGAGGGATACTGATGTTTGAATGGAAACAGGAATATGCCAACGGAATTGATGAAATTGACCGTCAGCACCAAAAACTGTTTGCTTTAGCGGGAGATTTATATGACATCGCTAACCGCAAGGACGGTTTTGATTATCATGATGAAATTACGCAGGTATTCGGGGCATTAAGCGACTATACGGTTTACCATTTTCAATACGAAGAGAAACTGATGAAACAGCAGGGTTATGGTCTGCGGGATTTGGCGGCTCATTGTACTGAACATGATGACTTTATTCAGAAGATGAGAAAAGTCGCTCAGGAAGATTTGGATAAAAAACAACGGCAAGTTCTCATGGATGTAGTTATGTTCGCAGTCGATTGGATTGAAAAGCATATTCTCGGCAGTGACCGTAGGTATGCGGCTTATCACATAAAATCTTAAATTCAATAGTATAAGGCGGAGCCAAGCGGCTCCGCCTTTCGGCTGGAAAGCTCTATACCGGCGAGCACGGACGCGGGAAGCAAGGTCTCGGGAAACACTGTTGCGGATTGCAAGGTCTTGGGAAACAAGGTCTTGGGGAACAAGGTCTTGGGAAGCATTGACTCGGGAAACAAGGACGCGGGGAACAAGGTCTTGGGAAGCATTGACTCGGGAAACAGGGACGCGGAAAACAAGGTCTTGGGAAACAAGGACGTGGGAAACAAGGTCTCGGGAAACAAGGTCTCGGGAAACAAGGTCTCGGGAAACAGCCGAACGGGAAGCATTGCCGGCTTTCGTCGGACATTTCTTCGCCTTCCCACTCTTCCATTTCCGGAGCTTCTTCCCATTTAGGGGGGCTATAGCGTTTTTTACTCATGTAAATCCTCCCATTTCCCCGTATAGGGGTTATATGAACATCCGGGAGACGCGGCCAGCCAATTCTTGTTTTGGTCCGCGCCTTGCGCAAGTGGACGGCAATCGTGACAAGCATAGCGATACTCGCAGTCGCCGCACTTTTCGACACAGTCTCTGGTTGTATGCCAGCATTCTTTCAAAGGAGCACCAGTAAGAACGTCTCGGAGCGAAGTATGCAAGATGTTACCGCAGACCATGCTACGGGCAAAAATGCAGGGAATAACATCACCGGCTGCGGTGACAGCGATTTTGCCAGCAAGGCAAGGGTTTACTCGTTGGGCTTGAAAAAACGCTTCAGGATCAACGGCGAAGGGAGGCTGAACCGGTAACCGGCAATAAGTCTCAGGCAATAGACCCTCATCGTCGCCGCGTCCAGTTGGGCGCACAACATCAGGCGGTCCTGATTCAACCCCCAACTCCTCGCATAACCGCATGATGTTTTCAACTTCTCCCTCGTTGGGTTTCATAATGATTGACGCTATTCGCAAAGGAATACCTGCTGCGACAATGCTGCGGGCAGCTGATAACGTGCGTTCAAAACTGCCAGGATTCTTTGTTACAGTATCATGAATGGCGGCGTTGTCGGCGTAAATTGTTGTCGCTACTCGGACCTGATGGCGTTTGAAAAACTCGATATCTGATTCGCGAACTAGGGTTGCGTTGGTAAAAATCTCGATATACTCATACTTCAAAGAAGAGG
Encoded proteins:
- a CDS encoding radical SAM protein, with the translated sequence MFFRLLSHCRLVEGAFRAAIYDLNSGKVLSVNGGAADLLIACQARSVEDVLAELPNAAVFQTFLNTLVEKQLGSFYMVEPAARADDPLIAPPKLEFIWLELTAKCNNRCLHCYSESHMNCEETTVPHERWLKLLEEAHAEGATGIQLIGGEPLLYPQWRDLVEKASSLKYEYIEIFTNATLVRESDIEFFKRHQVRVATTIYADNAAIHDTVTKNPGSFERTLSAARSIVAAGIPLRIASIIMKPNEGEVENIMRLCEELGVESGPPDVVRPTGRGDDEGLLPETYCRLPVQPPFAVDPEAFFQAQRVNPCLAGKIAVTAAGDVIPCIFARSMVCGNILHTSLRDVLTGAPLKECWHTTRDCVEKCGDCEYRYACHDCRPLAQGADQNKNWLAASPGCSYNPYTGKWEDLHE
- a CDS encoding bacteriohemerythrin, with the protein product MFEWKQEYANGIDEIDRQHQKLFALAGDLYDIANRKDGFDYHDEITQVFGALSDYTVYHFQYEEKLMKQQGYGLRDLAAHCTEHDDFIQKMRKVAQEDLDKKQRQVLMDVVMFAVDWIEKHILGSDRRYAAYHIKS
- a CDS encoding amidohydrolase; its protein translation is MKHVIRAAVDENAAALLKLSHDIHANPELGFEERKAVAWQTELLAKNGFTIEHPYCSIETAYKATRKGIGVGPRVALLAEYDALKGVGHGCGHNIIASAAVGAALGIARLMENLVGEISVIGTPAEEGGGGKILLVDRGAFNEVDCAIMMHPSTKNIIGRGGLAAVSVEAEFFGKASHSAAPERGINALTAVIQFFTGIDVLRQTWPATAKINGIITAGGQASNIIPEYAAANFTVRAKTRKALLGMVEDLQKIAAAATLTTGAENKLTVDLVYAERYSNKALGEAFKANMEFLGEQMGYPSPDEILGSSDIGNVSLVTPAIHEYLSIAAESVNSHSDAFRAAAASPRGDEVVIKAAKGMAMTAFDFLTNASLRQAVADEFRQIAATQ